Proteins encoded within one genomic window of Camelina sativa cultivar DH55 chromosome 19, Cs, whole genome shotgun sequence:
- the LOC104766860 gene encoding profilin-4 has product MSWQAYVDEHLMCDVGDGQGHHLTAAAIIGHDGSVWAQSANFPQLKPEEITGIMKDFDEPGHLAPTGMFLAGLKYMVIQGEPNAVIRGKKGAGGITIKKTGQSMVFGLYEEPVTPGQCNMVVERLGDYLIEQGL; this is encoded by the exons ATGTCGTGGCAAGCATACGTTGATGAGCATTTAATGTGTGATGTAGGCGACGGACAAGGTCACCATCTTACCGCCGCCGCTATCATCGGCCATGACGGTAGCGTTTGGGCTCAGAGCGCTAATTTTCCTCAG TTGAAACCTGAAGAGATCACAGGCATTATGAAGGATTTCGATGAGCCAGGTCATCTCGCTCCCACAGGCATGTTCCTCGCAGGGCTAAAGTATATGGTCATCCAAGGTGAGCCTAATGCTGTCATCCGTGGCAAGAAG GGAGCTGGAGGGATCACGATCAAGAAAACTGGACAATCAATGGTATTTGGACTGTACGAAGAGCCAGTGACTCCAGGACAATGCAACATGGTTGTGGAGAGGTTGGGTGATTACTTAATCGAACAGGGTCTTTGA